The Bacteroidales bacterium genome contains the following window.
AGAAATATTTTTTAATTGTTCTTGTTTTTGAGATTTATATTTTTTGATTGACTGTTCAATAATTTTAATTGATCCAGGTATTCCTTCATTTAAATTTAACAAATGTTGCAGGTATATTTTCCCTTGTTCTTTATCAGTATCGCATAAGTAAGGGATATCAAAAAAATGCGCTTTAATGATTTTAGGCTGTGAATGGGGAGCTTCTATATATTCGATTTCCGGTTGCTGATAATTATTCAGTAAATTGAAATCAGGATGGTCTTCAATAAAATACCTAAGCGTGTTATAATTTAAATAATTAGCTTTTACATTATAATCATATATTTTTGTACTATTCATTTGATTTAAATGATTAAATCATTCCTTCAAAGTTAAATCAATTTTATTATTTAAACAGCGATTAACCAAGTTTATTTTTAAAAGTTACATAAATTAATATGTTCCGGTTATAGATAGAAATGTTTTGCTTAAATTTGTTCTTCTGTAAAAGCAATAAAATTTGAAGCCCGATTACAAATATTGCAACAGTCTTACCAACTATTCACGCTTTAAAACCCGTGTAATTAATATTGGCAATGTGCCTATGGGTGGGCATTTCCCGGTACGTATCCAGTCGATGACCAACACCAATACATTGGATACACAGGCAACGGTTGAGCAATCCATTCGTTTAATTGAAGCCGGTTGCGAATATGTTCGGATTACCGCACAGGGAACCAGGGAAGCAGAAAACCTGGCTCGTATAAAAAAAGAACTTCAGGCAAAAGGATATGATGTTCCTCTTATAGCCGATATACATTTTAATCCGGCTGCTGCCGAAATAGCAGCAAGCATTGTGGAGAAAGTTCGCATCAATCCGGGGAATTACACCGACAAAAAGAAATTTGAAAAAATAGAATATACCGAAAGCGAGTACCAGGAAGAGATAAATAAAATCAAAGAACGCATATCGCCTTTAATAAAAATTTGTAAAGAACACGGAACTGCTATTCGTATTGGTACTAATCACGGTTCTTTATCCGATCGTATTATGAGCCGTTACGGTGATACATCACAGGGAATGGTTGAATCGGCTCTTGAATTTATAAGAATTTGCGAAGATTTAAGTTTTGGAAATCTTGTTCTTTCTATGAAAGCAAGCAACATAAAAATTATGGTTGAAGCTTATCGTTTGCTTGTTCATCGTATGATGAAAGCAGGAATGGATTATCCATTACATGTTGGCGTTACTGAAGCAGGCTCAGGCGATGAAGGCAGAATAAAATCGGCTGCCGGAATTGGCGCATTGCTCGAAGATGGAATTGGCGATACCATCCGTGTTTCGCTTACTGAAAAACCGGAAGCAGAAATCCCTGTAGCGAAAATTCTGATTAACAGATATACCAATCGTTATTATCACGGAACGATTGAAGATGTCCAGGAATCGCTTGTAAATCCTTTTGAGTTTTATAAGCGTCATTCAAACGAAATTTTAAATATAGGAAAAGATAATTCGCCTGTTGTGATTTCAACTGCAAATACTGGTGAAGCATGTAATGCCGATTATGTTTTTGTAAATGGTTTTTCAGGAACAGAAAAAAATAAATTTTCAATTATTGATGCTTCTGACTGGAAGAAAAAAGAAAATAGTTTTCCGTTATTTTCAATTGAAAATTATTTTAAATCAAAAAAGAAATCGAAGGAACTGAATTTTATTTTAGCAACACCGGATTCGCTTTCA
Protein-coding sequences here:
- the ispG gene encoding (E)-4-hydroxy-3-methylbut-2-enyl-diphosphate synthase; this translates as MKPDYKYCNSLTNYSRFKTRVINIGNVPMGGHFPVRIQSMTNTNTLDTQATVEQSIRLIEAGCEYVRITAQGTREAENLARIKKELQAKGYDVPLIADIHFNPAAAEIAASIVEKVRINPGNYTDKKKFEKIEYTESEYQEEINKIKERISPLIKICKEHGTAIRIGTNHGSLSDRIMSRYGDTSQGMVESALEFIRICEDLSFGNLVLSMKASNIKIMVEAYRLLVHRMMKAGMDYPLHVGVTEAGSGDEGRIKSAAGIGALLEDGIGDTIRVSLTEKPEAEIPVAKILINRYTNRYYHGTIEDVQESLVNPFEFYKRHSNEILNIGKDNSPVVISTANTGEACNADYVFVNGFSGTEKNKFSIIDASDWKKKENSFPLFSIENYFKSKKKSKELNFILATPDSLSSEKIEKIKNDSTVVLVVESNNLHGAAETRKIFFNLIASHCKCPVIIKRNYLDVTEEEFKIQAATDISLLLVDGLGDGIWLGAKDVETKKIEKFSFDILQATGARIYKTEYISCPTCGRTSYNILETLERVKQYTGHLKGLKIAIMGCVVNGPGEMADADYGYVGSLPGKINLYKGKNLVRRNIDETEALDVLIELIKENGDWVEEK